A genomic region of Zalophus californianus isolate mZalCal1 chromosome 1, mZalCal1.pri.v2, whole genome shotgun sequence contains the following coding sequences:
- the TRMT10C gene encoding tRNA methyltransferase 10 homolog C: protein MPIFLKMSGSITLRSCARFLVPFTIPGKRRVLCSAVLQRYMSSKIPAVSCPKKESTSPPEQLGLDGWKITMKSTVQEDVSTVSSSKDEDPLAAIRELIEMWRLLGKEVPEDMSEEELKTAMECVSKSSKKKYLKYLYIKEKKKKAKQIKKEMKAATKEKAIKEQLLEATKEDKQQNFLFLRLWDRNMDIAMGWKGAQAMQFGQPLVFDMDYDNYMKPKELQNTVSQLLESEGWNRRDVDPFHLYFCNFKIDGAYHKELVKRYREKWDKLLLTATEKSHVDLFPKDSIIYLTADSPNVMTTFKHDKIYIVGSFVDKTMQTGTSLAKAKRLKLATECLPLDRYLQWDTGTKNLTLDQMMRILLCLKNGGSWEEALKFVPRRKHTGYLEIPQHSQEFVHRLKKSKTCNSFPKDSLNRHTQKRWLK from the coding sequence ATGCCTATTTTCCTCAAAATGAGTGGTAGTATCACCTTAAGATCTTGTGCCAGATTTTTGGTGCCATTTACCATTCCTGGGAAGAGAAGGGTTTTATGTTCAGCAGTTCTGCAGAGATACATGTCTTCCAAAATACCAGCTGTGTCCTGTCCTAAAAAGGAGAGTACATCACCTCCTGAACAGCTGGGATTGGATGGGTGGAAAATTACAATGAAATCTACTGTGCAAGAAGATGTTTCAACAGTCTCGAGTAGCAAGGATGAAGATCCTCTAGCTGCCATCAGGGAGTTAATTGAGATGTGGAGATTGCTTGGCAAAGAAGTACCAGAAGACATGAGTGAAGAAGAACTCAAAACTGCTATGGAATGTGTTTctaaatcatcaaaaaaaaaatacttaaaatatttatatattaaggaaaaaaagaaaaaagctaagcaaataaaaaaggaaatgaaagcagcaacaaaggaaaaagcaataaaagaacaGTTGCTAGAAGCCACTAAGGAAGATAAACAGCAAAACTTTCTATTTCTACGACTTTGGGATAGGAATATGGACATTGCCATGGGCTGGAAAGGTGCTCAGGCCATGCAGTTTGGACAACCTTTGGTTTTTGACATGGATTATGATAATTATATGAAACCAAAAGAACTCCAGAATACTGTTTCCCAACTTTTAGAAAGTGAAGGATGGAACAGAAGAGATGTTGATCCTTTCCATCTTTATTTCTGCAACTTTAAAATAGATGGTGCTTATCATAAAGAGTTAGTTAAACGTTACAGAGAAAAATGGGACAAGTTGCTTTTAACAGCAACAGAAAAGTCTCATGTAGATTTATTCCCAAAGGATAGTATTATATATTTAACTGCAGATTCTCCCAATGTTATGACTACTTTCAAGCATGACAAAATTTATATAGTGGGATCTTTCGTTGATAAGACTATGCAGACAGGCACATCCCTAGCCAAGGCAAAACGGCTGAAGCTGGCAACAGAATGCCTTCCATTAGATAGATATTTACAGTGGGACACTGGTACCAAAAATCTCACCTTAGATCAAATGATGCGTATTTTGTTATGTCTGAAAAACGGTGGTAGTTGGGAAGAGGCTCTGAAGTTTgttcctaggagaaaacatactGGTTATCTGGAGATTCCTCAGCATTCTCAAGAGTTTGTCCACAGATTGAAGAAGTCAAAGACCTGTAATTCATTTCCAAAAGATTCTCTaaatagacacacacagaaaaggtggcttaaatga
- the LOC113916211 gene encoding PEST proteolytic signal-containing nuclear protein isoform X1 has protein sequence MADGKAGEEKPEKPQRAGAAGGPEEEAEKPVKTKTVSSSNGGESSSRSAEKRSAEEEAADLPTKPTKISKFGFAIGSQTTKKASAISIKLGSSKPKETVPTLAPKTLSVAAAFNEDEDSEPEEMPPEAKMRMKNIGRDTPTSAGPNSFNKGKHGFSDNQKLWERNIKSHLGNVHDQDN, from the exons ATGGCGGACGGGAAGGCGGGAGAGGAGAAGCCTGAGAAACCGCAGCGAGCTGGAGCCGCCGGAG GACCtgaagaagaagcagaaaaacctGTGAAAACTAAGACTGTTTCTTCCAGTAATGGAGGGGAAAGTTCCAGTCGCAGCGCTGAGAAGCGATCAGCTGAAGAAGAAGCTGCAGACCTCCCAACAAAGCCTACAAAGATCTCCAAGTTTGGATTTGCCATAGGTAGTCAGACGACAAAGAAAGCCTCAGCCATATCCATCAAACTTGGATCAAGT AAGCCTAAAGAAACTGTTCCAACACTTGCTCCAAAAACCCTTTCAGTAGCAGCAGCTTTTAATGAAGATGAAGAT agtGAGCCAGAGGAAATGCCTCCAGAAGCAAAGATGAGGATGAAGAATATTggaag GGATACACCAACATCAGCAGGACCAAACTCCTTCAATAAAGGAAAGCATGGTTTTTCTGATAACCAGAAGCTATGGGAGCGAAATATAAAATCTCATCTTGGAAATGTCCATGACCAAGACAATTAA
- the LOC113916211 gene encoding PEST proteolytic signal-containing nuclear protein isoform X2, producing the protein MADGKAGEEKPEKPQRAGAAGGPEEEAEKPVKTKTVSSSNGGESSSRSAEKRSAEEEAADLPTKPTKISKFGFAIGSQTTKKASAISIKLGSSKPKETVPTLAPKTLSVAAAFNEDEDSEPEEMPPEAKMRMKNIGRRCSRRLIGRRTGRG; encoded by the exons ATGGCGGACGGGAAGGCGGGAGAGGAGAAGCCTGAGAAACCGCAGCGAGCTGGAGCCGCCGGAG GACCtgaagaagaagcagaaaaacctGTGAAAACTAAGACTGTTTCTTCCAGTAATGGAGGGGAAAGTTCCAGTCGCAGCGCTGAGAAGCGATCAGCTGAAGAAGAAGCTGCAGACCTCCCAACAAAGCCTACAAAGATCTCCAAGTTTGGATTTGCCATAGGTAGTCAGACGACAAAGAAAGCCTCAGCCATATCCATCAAACTTGGATCAAGT AAGCCTAAAGAAACTGTTCCAACACTTGCTCCAAAAACCCTTTCAGTAGCAGCAGCTTTTAATGAAGATGAAGAT agtGAGCCAGAGGAAATGCCTCCAGAAGCAAAGATGAGGATGAAGAATATTggaag
- the LOC113916211 gene encoding PEST proteolytic signal-containing nuclear protein isoform X3, with amino-acid sequence MLFEVAAPINLLSKNSSSCNGGESSSRSAEKRSAEEEAADLPTKPTKISKFGFAIGSQTTKKASAISIKLGSSKPKETVPTLAPKTLSVAAAFNEDEDSEPEEMPPEAKMRMKNIGRDTPTSAGPNSFNKGKHGFSDNQKLWERNIKSHLGNVHDQDN; translated from the exons ATGCTTTTTGAGGTTGCTGCTCCCATCAATCTGCTCAGTAAAAATAGCTCATCTTG TAATGGAGGGGAAAGTTCCAGTCGCAGCGCTGAGAAGCGATCAGCTGAAGAAGAAGCTGCAGACCTCCCAACAAAGCCTACAAAGATCTCCAAGTTTGGATTTGCCATAGGTAGTCAGACGACAAAGAAAGCCTCAGCCATATCCATCAAACTTGGATCAAGT AAGCCTAAAGAAACTGTTCCAACACTTGCTCCAAAAACCCTTTCAGTAGCAGCAGCTTTTAATGAAGATGAAGAT agtGAGCCAGAGGAAATGCCTCCAGAAGCAAAGATGAGGATGAAGAATATTggaag GGATACACCAACATCAGCAGGACCAAACTCCTTCAATAAAGGAAAGCATGGTTTTTCTGATAACCAGAAGCTATGGGAGCGAAATATAAAATCTCATCTTGGAAATGTCCATGACCAAGACAATTAA